One stretch of Longimicrobium sp. DNA includes these proteins:
- a CDS encoding DinB family protein has translation MEITAVEPFLAYLESVRGRTRRVVRCIPPERVEWTHREGAFTLGDLVRHLAAIERWMFAENVAGRPSRYPGHGRELTDGHAGVLAYFERMHAEAVEIFGALTPDDLARPCTTPAGAEIATWKWLRAMVEHEVHHRGQIYLMLGMLGVPTPPMYGLTSEEVFQRSVHE, from the coding sequence ATGGAGATCACCGCCGTCGAGCCGTTCCTGGCCTACCTGGAGAGCGTCCGCGGCCGCACGCGGCGGGTGGTGCGCTGCATCCCGCCGGAGCGGGTGGAGTGGACGCACCGCGAGGGCGCCTTCACGCTGGGCGACCTGGTGCGCCACCTGGCGGCGATCGAGCGGTGGATGTTCGCCGAGAACGTGGCGGGCCGGCCCAGCCGCTACCCCGGCCACGGCCGCGAGCTGACCGACGGCCACGCGGGGGTGCTCGCCTACTTCGAGCGCATGCACGCCGAAGCGGTGGAGATCTTCGGCGCGCTCACGCCGGACGACCTGGCGCGCCCCTGCACCACGCCGGCGGGGGCGGAGATCGCCACCTGGAAGTGGCTGCGGGCGATGGTGGAGCACGAGGTCCACCACCGCGGGCAGATCTACCTGATGCTGGGGATGCTGGGCGTGCCCACCCCGCCGATGTACGGCCTCACCTCCGAGGAAGTGTTCCAGCGGAGCGTCCACGAGTGA
- a CDS encoding toxin-antitoxin system HicB family antitoxin: protein MSTIRLRFPDSLHERVRELAAQEGISVDRFIVTAVVEKIRRERARRESRARYDAALTQVPDVEPDEHDQL from the coding sequence ATGAGCACGATTCGATTGCGCTTTCCCGACAGCCTGCACGAGCGCGTCAGGGAGTTGGCCGCACAGGAGGGGATCTCCGTCGATCGGTTCATCGTGACTGCCGTCGTGGAGAAAATCCGCCGGGAGCGCGCCCGCCGCGAAAGCCGGGCGAGGTACGACGCGGCGCTCACCCAGGTGCCGGACGTGGAGCCGGACGAGCACGATCAACTGTAA
- the bstA gene encoding bacillithiol transferase BstA, with protein MDDDLRYPVGRFDAAEEVTPERRRECIEQLAEAPARLREAVAGLGDERLDTPYREGGWTVRQVLHHVPDSHLNAYVRMKLALTEDSPAIKTYDEARWAELADSRDTPPEVSLALLDALHRRWLVLLRSLGDADWAKTFRHPEWGEISLERTLALYAWHARHHVAHITRLRERMGW; from the coding sequence ATGGACGACGACCTGCGCTACCCGGTCGGCAGGTTCGACGCGGCGGAGGAGGTCACCCCCGAGCGGCGGCGCGAGTGCATTGAGCAGCTGGCCGAGGCGCCGGCCCGCCTGCGCGAGGCCGTGGCGGGGCTCGGTGACGAGCGGCTCGACACCCCGTACCGCGAGGGCGGCTGGACGGTGCGCCAGGTGCTGCACCACGTCCCCGACAGCCACCTGAACGCCTACGTGCGCATGAAGCTGGCGCTCACCGAAGACTCGCCGGCCATCAAGACGTACGACGAGGCGCGCTGGGCGGAGCTGGCCGACTCGCGCGACACGCCGCCCGAGGTCTCGCTGGCGCTGCTGGACGCGCTGCACCGGCGCTGGCTGGTCCTGCTGCGCTCGCTCGGCGACGCCGACTGGGCGAAGACCTTCCGGCACCCCGAGTGGGGCGAGATCTCCCTGGAGCGCACGCTCGCGCTCTACGCCTGGCACGCCCGCCACCACGTCGCGCACATCACCCGCCTGCGCGAGCGGATGGGCTGGTAG
- a CDS encoding tail fiber domain-containing protein, with translation MMKLTLRKLLVAVAAAAALPAAAWAQTTPPDSVVAVTRSGQTFLRVNVDGKVGIGTSTPDRRLTVNGTIGATDTIATGVGIRFPDGTLQTSAAANVNGIGTSSNTPNTLVKRDSLGGFAAGRVTLDSLLVLGVSRLGTTRVTGVVSATDTVASGVGFKFPDGTVQTTAATSASAASGTSASTPNTLVSRDANASFAAGKITLDSLAVGGRSALGATSVTGQLSVTDTVTTGAGFRFPDGSVQTTAAVSASGTSANTPNTLVQRDANGSFAAGKITLDSLAVGGRSALSATSVTGKLSVTDTVTVGVGVRYPDGSVQTTAATTASGTSANTPNTLVQRDASGSFAAGQATLDSLVVARRATLGAGTVVTGASGSLASEADSMLAVRYDNQRLFRVNRNGSALFAGEYNSGATNGAPADGAGTRMFWYPGKAAFRAGAVSGTQWDDANIGLYSTALGEDVRALGDNAIAVGKRAVAANTGTVAMGEDVTATGANSVVLGYRASSSTGAGAPRLGTFVFGDRSSSTTGDTIHAEVTNSATWRVVNGFRIYTSTNLSTGVIVLPGMNGSFNWSGCSHTSAAISTSSCGWLSSGGVWTNSSDVNRKHLFEDVAGEDVLARLRTIPIRSWSYRTEPDAVRHLGPTAQDFRAAFGLGTDERSIATVDADGVALAAAQALEKRTAAQQARIETLERENAELRARLARIEALLTGAAPRN, from the coding sequence ATGATGAAGCTCACGCTCAGGAAGCTCCTGGTCGCCGTGGCGGCCGCCGCCGCCCTTCCCGCGGCGGCATGGGCCCAGACGACGCCCCCCGACTCGGTGGTGGCGGTGACCCGCAGCGGGCAGACGTTCCTGCGGGTGAACGTGGACGGGAAGGTGGGGATCGGCACCAGCACGCCCGACCGGCGGCTGACGGTGAACGGGACCATCGGGGCCACGGACACCATCGCCACCGGCGTGGGGATCCGGTTCCCGGACGGGACGCTGCAGACCAGCGCGGCGGCCAACGTCAACGGGATCGGCACCAGCAGCAACACGCCCAACACGCTGGTGAAGCGCGACAGCCTGGGCGGGTTCGCCGCGGGCAGGGTCACGCTGGACAGCCTGCTGGTGCTGGGCGTGTCGCGGCTGGGCACGACCCGGGTGACGGGCGTGGTGAGCGCCACGGACACCGTCGCCTCGGGCGTGGGCTTCAAGTTCCCCGACGGGACCGTGCAGACCACCGCGGCGACCAGCGCGAGCGCCGCCAGCGGCACCAGCGCCAGCACGCCGAACACGCTGGTGAGCCGTGACGCGAACGCGAGCTTCGCGGCCGGCAAGATCACCCTCGACAGCCTGGCGGTCGGCGGACGGAGCGCCCTGGGCGCGACGAGCGTGACGGGCCAGCTGAGCGTGACGGACACGGTTACCACCGGCGCGGGCTTCCGCTTCCCCGACGGCAGCGTGCAGACGACGGCGGCCGTGAGCGCGAGCGGCACCAGCGCCAACACGCCGAACACGCTGGTGCAGCGGGACGCGAACGGCAGCTTCGCGGCGGGCAAGATCACCCTCGACAGCCTGGCGGTCGGTGGGCGGAGCGCCTTGAGTGCGACGAGCGTGACGGGGAAGCTGAGCGTGACGGATACGGTCACCGTCGGCGTGGGCGTGCGCTACCCCGACGGCAGCGTGCAGACGACGGCGGCGACGACCGCCAGCGGCACCAGCGCGAACACGCCCAACACCCTGGTGCAGCGCGACGCCAGCGGGAGCTTCGCCGCGGGCCAGGCCACGCTGGACTCGCTGGTGGTGGCGCGGCGCGCGACCCTGGGGGCGGGGACGGTGGTGACGGGCGCGTCGGGCTCGCTCGCCTCGGAAGCCGACTCGATGCTGGCCGTGCGCTACGACAACCAGCGGCTCTTCCGGGTGAACCGCAACGGCAGCGCGCTCTTCGCCGGCGAGTACAATTCCGGCGCTACCAACGGCGCTCCCGCGGACGGCGCCGGGACGCGGATGTTCTGGTATCCCGGCAAGGCCGCCTTCCGTGCGGGCGCCGTCAGCGGCACCCAGTGGGACGACGCCAACATCGGCCTCTACTCCACCGCGCTCGGCGAAGACGTCCGCGCGCTGGGCGACAACGCGATCGCCGTGGGCAAGCGCGCCGTGGCGGCGAACACCGGGACGGTCGCGATGGGCGAGGACGTCACGGCCACGGGGGCCAACTCCGTGGTGCTGGGCTACAGGGCCAGCAGCAGCACGGGGGCCGGCGCCCCGCGCCTCGGCACCTTCGTCTTCGGCGACCGGTCCTCGAGCACGACGGGCGACACCATCCACGCCGAGGTGACCAACTCGGCCACCTGGCGGGTGGTGAACGGGTTCCGCATCTACACCAGCACCAACCTCTCGACCGGCGTCATCGTGCTGCCGGGCATGAACGGCTCGTTCAATTGGTCGGGCTGCAGCCACACCAGCGCCGCGATCAGCACGAGCTCCTGCGGGTGGCTGTCCAGCGGCGGCGTCTGGACCAACTCGTCGGACGTGAACCGGAAGCACCTCTTCGAGGACGTGGCGGGCGAGGACGTGCTGGCCCGGCTGCGTACGATCCCGATCCGGAGCTGGAGCTACCGCACCGAGCCCGACGCGGTGCGCCACCTGGGCCCGACCGCGCAGGACTTCCGCGCGGCGTTCGGCCTGGGCACCGACGAGCGCTCGATCGCCACGGTCGACGCCGACGGCGTGGCGCTGGCGGCCGCGCAGGCGCTGGAGAAGCGCACGGCTGCGCAGCAGGCGCGCATCGAGACGCTGGAGCGGGAGAACGCGGAACTCCGGGCGAGGTTGGCGCGCATCGAGGCGCTGCTCACGGGCGCCGCCCCGCGGAACTGA
- the dacB gene encoding D-alanyl-D-alanine carboxypeptidase/D-alanyl-D-alanine-endopeptidase yields MKQSRIFIATAALAAVAAGGGLAAYRGASPDAARRPASAAPAILTVPADAGRPGGPLQGQAEAIVGGAAAEWTVMAWSVDRRQTLFAINADQAKIPASNNKVYSSIWALDVLGPDYRFPTDLLVTGPVQGGVLRGDVVLRGSGDPAFGYAEYDQDPMKPLRAMARALKAKGVRVVEGGVVGDATIGGDQNFGPEWPKDTGNGVSRYAPTSSGLPFQRNMLWVSFKPDRSGVETRPLVPEIPVMWQSKGGRAYATRKPESDTVIVRGLDLRKGSRYEVGVAEPALLAPAALRQALREEGIEVRQPVREGKTPAGAKLVHRHYSITLAEMVPQLNRHSDNFFAEHFWKAAVAKSTGQGSYARGGPASANFFHEKAGVEWGQLWQADGSGLSAQNRTSAHAMIGALFYAHQRPWSGVFHESLAVAGDRDGTMARMFVGMPAAGKLHAKTGYIRGVRSLSGFVRTAGGELVAFSFIYNGRNTSGSRGVQQNLGNLLATYSR; encoded by the coding sequence GTGAAGCAGAGCAGGATCTTCATCGCCACCGCCGCGCTGGCGGCCGTGGCCGCGGGCGGCGGGCTGGCCGCCTACCGCGGCGCCAGTCCCGATGCCGCCCGCCGCCCGGCGTCCGCCGCGCCCGCCATCCTCACCGTCCCGGCCGACGCGGGGAGGCCCGGGGGGCCGCTGCAGGGGCAGGCCGAGGCCATCGTGGGCGGCGCCGCCGCGGAGTGGACCGTGATGGCGTGGTCGGTCGACCGGCGGCAGACGCTCTTCGCCATCAACGCCGACCAGGCGAAGATCCCGGCGTCGAACAACAAGGTCTACAGCTCGATCTGGGCGCTGGACGTGCTGGGCCCCGACTACCGCTTCCCCACCGACCTGCTGGTGACCGGCCCCGTCCAGGGCGGCGTGCTGCGCGGCGACGTGGTGCTGCGTGGCTCGGGCGACCCGGCGTTCGGCTACGCCGAGTACGACCAGGACCCCATGAAGCCGCTGCGCGCCATGGCCCGCGCGCTCAAGGCGAAGGGGGTGCGCGTGGTGGAGGGCGGCGTGGTGGGCGACGCCACGATCGGCGGCGACCAGAACTTCGGGCCCGAGTGGCCCAAGGACACCGGCAACGGGGTCTCGCGCTACGCCCCCACCTCCAGCGGGCTCCCCTTCCAGCGCAACATGCTGTGGGTGTCGTTCAAGCCCGACCGCTCGGGAGTGGAGACGCGCCCCCTGGTCCCCGAGATCCCGGTGATGTGGCAGTCGAAGGGCGGCCGTGCGTACGCCACCCGCAAGCCCGAGAGCGACACGGTGATCGTGCGCGGGCTGGACCTGCGCAAGGGGAGCCGCTACGAGGTGGGCGTGGCCGAGCCGGCGCTCCTGGCCCCGGCGGCGCTCCGGCAGGCGCTGCGCGAGGAGGGGATCGAGGTGCGCCAGCCCGTGCGCGAGGGGAAGACGCCCGCGGGGGCGAAGCTGGTGCACCGGCACTACTCGATCACCCTGGCCGAGATGGTGCCCCAGCTCAACCGCCACTCCGACAACTTCTTCGCCGAGCACTTCTGGAAGGCGGCCGTGGCGAAGAGCACGGGTCAGGGGAGCTACGCGCGCGGCGGCCCGGCCTCGGCCAACTTCTTCCACGAGAAGGCGGGGGTGGAGTGGGGGCAGCTCTGGCAGGCCGACGGCTCGGGGCTCTCGGCGCAGAACCGCACCAGCGCGCACGCCATGATCGGCGCGCTCTTCTACGCGCACCAGCGGCCGTGGTCCGGGGTGTTCCACGAGTCGCTGGCGGTGGCGGGCGACCGCGACGGCACCATGGCGCGGATGTTCGTCGGCATGCCCGCGGCGGGGAAGCTGCACGCCAAGACGGGCTACATCCGCGGCGTGCGCTCGCTCTCGGGCTTCGTGCGCACGGCGGGCGGCGAGCTGGTGGCCTTCTCCTTCATCTACAACGGCCGCAACACCTCCGGCTCGCGCGGCGTGCAGCAGAACCTGGGCAACCTGCTGGCCACGTACTCGCGGTAG
- a CDS encoding alpha/beta hydrolase-fold protein, producing the protein MAFEETAKQDGPAAAEAAPPPAEWRDYVPQDEAESTAVGTIKVLEKLHSPQLGNERDILVYLPPSYHRGRRRYPVLYMHDGQNLFDREMSFGEEWEVDQTLEEASSDGLEAIVVGIPNQGKERLNEYSPWHDRRHRQGGRGDAYLDFIVHTLKPIVDRDFRTRPERESTGVAGSSMGGLISLYAFFRHPGVFGFAGVMSPALWFAGGAVFPYVRERPFVPGRLYLDAGTGEGHELLHDVRRLKGMLEEKGYRLGRDLMFVVEMGGAHNERAWARRLRRELHFLLGVPVRSGSPPLRYSKL; encoded by the coding sequence ATGGCGTTCGAAGAGACGGCGAAGCAGGACGGGCCGGCGGCGGCCGAAGCGGCCCCGCCGCCCGCGGAGTGGCGCGACTACGTCCCCCAGGACGAGGCGGAGAGCACGGCGGTCGGCACCATCAAGGTGCTGGAGAAGCTGCACAGCCCCCAGCTCGGCAACGAGCGCGACATCCTGGTGTACCTCCCCCCCTCGTACCACCGCGGCAGGCGGCGCTACCCGGTGCTCTACATGCACGACGGGCAGAACCTCTTCGACCGGGAGATGAGCTTCGGCGAGGAGTGGGAGGTGGACCAGACGCTGGAGGAGGCCAGCAGCGACGGGCTCGAGGCCATCGTGGTGGGCATCCCCAACCAGGGGAAGGAGCGGCTGAACGAGTACAGCCCCTGGCACGACCGCCGGCACCGGCAGGGCGGCCGGGGCGACGCCTACCTGGACTTCATCGTCCACACCCTCAAGCCGATCGTCGACCGCGACTTCCGCACGCGCCCCGAGCGGGAGAGCACCGGGGTCGCGGGGTCGTCCATGGGCGGGCTCATATCCCTGTACGCCTTCTTCCGCCACCCCGGGGTGTTCGGCTTCGCGGGGGTGATGAGCCCCGCGCTCTGGTTCGCCGGGGGCGCGGTGTTCCCGTACGTGCGGGAGCGGCCGTTCGTCCCCGGGCGGCTCTACCTGGACGCCGGCACCGGCGAGGGGCACGAGCTCCTGCACGACGTGCGGCGGCTGAAGGGGATGCTGGAGGAGAAGGGCTACCGCCTGGGGCGCGACCTGATGTTCGTGGTGGAGATGGGCGGCGCGCACAACGAGCGGGCCTGGGCGCGGCGGCTCAGGCGCGAGCTGCACTTCCTGCTGGGCGTCCCCGTGCGCTCCGGCTCGCCGCCGCTCCGGTACTCCAAGCTCTGA
- a CDS encoding DNA/RNA non-specific endonuclease: MRPTRLLPRSGLAGLLLALAVPAAAQVRPATRAPLFGAGAAVPVTALAPQPIPLDSLQRERVAKNCPAGAPRLDSAAGFGFTRVVARQGYALEHSSQDKIALWVCEGIASEQLVGEVTRDEGSANFPPDTALPPGLRAERADYEKTGFDRGHMAPAGDQNSDPRLKAETFFLSNMAPQAPDLNRKVWRVLEDTVRQWLVRRGSGFVVTGGFFYDPLEDDPATADGVVDYQVIGRRRVAVPTHFYKIVAAPDGRGGWDVIAFVLANRGYPKPWLFQDFVVPVDWIEARTGIDFFPELEAELQARLEAALPAVWR; this comes from the coding sequence ATGCGGCCCACGCGCCTCCTCCCCCGCTCCGGCCTCGCCGGGCTGCTGCTCGCGCTCGCCGTCCCCGCGGCGGCCCAGGTGCGGCCGGCCACGCGCGCCCCGCTCTTCGGCGCCGGCGCGGCGGTGCCGGTCACGGCGCTCGCCCCGCAGCCGATCCCGCTCGACTCCCTGCAGCGGGAGCGGGTGGCGAAGAACTGCCCGGCGGGCGCGCCCCGGCTGGACTCCGCCGCCGGGTTCGGCTTCACCCGCGTCGTGGCGCGGCAGGGGTACGCGCTGGAGCACAGCTCGCAGGACAAGATCGCGCTGTGGGTGTGCGAGGGGATCGCGAGCGAGCAGCTGGTGGGCGAGGTCACCCGCGACGAGGGCAGCGCCAACTTCCCGCCCGACACGGCGCTCCCGCCCGGGCTGCGCGCCGAGCGCGCCGACTACGAGAAGACCGGGTTCGACCGCGGGCACATGGCCCCCGCCGGAGACCAGAACTCCGACCCGCGGCTCAAGGCCGAGACGTTCTTCCTCTCGAACATGGCCCCCCAGGCGCCGGACCTGAACCGCAAGGTCTGGCGGGTGCTGGAAGACACCGTGCGCCAGTGGCTGGTCCGCCGCGGCTCGGGCTTCGTGGTCACCGGCGGCTTCTTCTACGACCCGCTGGAAGACGACCCGGCCACGGCCGACGGCGTGGTGGACTACCAGGTGATCGGCCGGCGCCGGGTGGCCGTGCCCACCCACTTCTACAAGATCGTCGCCGCGCCCGACGGCCGGGGCGGGTGGGACGTGATCGCGTTCGTGCTGGCCAACCGGGGCTACCCCAAGCCCTGGCTCTTCCAGGACTTCGTGGTCCCCGTGGACTGGATCGAGGCGCGCACCGGGATCGACTTCTTCCCCGAGCTGGAGGCGGAGCTGCAGGCGCGGCTGGAGGCCGCGCTCCCCGCCGTCTGGCGCTAG
- a CDS encoding HAD family hydrolase has product MRPPKAILFDLDGTLIDTWRLYWEAYNRALEPYLGRRPTPDDFRAHPPSAERKFLLAWLGEEAGAACHADLVRHYEELHGSLAEGVYDGVREMLAALRGAGYPLGIVTGKGRGAWEVTERELALGPFDVVVTDDDVGAAKPDPEGLLAALGALGVAPADAVYVGDSAGDLHAGRNAGARVAAVLWPKTAPGEAERFLESVRAHAPDWVFRRPADLTRAFAPWC; this is encoded by the coding sequence ATGCGACCTCCGAAAGCCATCCTGTTCGACCTGGACGGGACGCTGATCGACACCTGGCGTCTCTACTGGGAGGCCTACAACCGGGCGCTGGAGCCGTACCTGGGGCGGCGGCCCACGCCCGACGACTTCCGCGCGCACCCGCCCTCGGCCGAGCGCAAGTTCCTGCTGGCGTGGCTGGGCGAGGAGGCGGGCGCGGCCTGCCACGCCGACCTGGTGCGCCACTACGAGGAGCTGCACGGCTCGCTCGCCGAGGGCGTCTACGACGGCGTGCGCGAAATGCTGGCGGCGCTCCGCGGGGCGGGCTACCCCCTGGGGATCGTCACCGGCAAGGGGCGCGGCGCCTGGGAGGTCACCGAGCGCGAGCTGGCGCTGGGCCCCTTCGACGTGGTGGTCACCGACGACGACGTCGGCGCCGCCAAGCCCGACCCCGAGGGGCTCCTGGCCGCCCTCGGCGCACTGGGCGTGGCCCCCGCCGACGCGGTGTACGTGGGCGACTCGGCGGGCGACCTGCACGCGGGGCGCAACGCCGGCGCGCGCGTGGCCGCCGTCCTCTGGCCCAAGACCGCCCCCGGCGAGGCCGAGCGCTTCCTGGAGAGCGTGCGCGCCCACGCCCCCGACTGGGTGTTCCGCCGCCCGGCCGACCTCACCCGCGCCTTCGCGCCCTGGTGCTGA